A region from the Saccharomonospora azurea NA-128 genome encodes:
- a CDS encoding M56 family metallopeptidase, whose protein sequence is MTLALGLLAAAVVIGVAAPGYLRIAVTPRLRPGLALAGWMHSLLAVVLAIPLSGLLLALPADSGLDGLVGMADNCVNVFLARDDVAWADVARFGGAAILLTLTARLGVVGVLRTRRHRRHRREHVALLRSLGRTDGAVLWLADTTPIAYSVGGRGGTIVATHGVQRLDADERDAVLAHELAHLRGRHHALVLAADIAAAALPFVPLCRRAPAAVRVLVELAADAAAARRHGPGPVRSALLTVTARQTPSTALAMSRDAVDARLLWLEDGRLPARRLPVRADYAAAAALTTVPAALSVATIGLLVTLYCLAVVG, encoded by the coding sequence ATGACGCTCGCACTCGGTCTGCTGGCCGCGGCCGTGGTGATCGGTGTCGCCGCGCCCGGGTACCTCCGGATCGCGGTCACTCCCAGGCTGCGCCCCGGACTCGCGCTCGCGGGGTGGATGCACTCGTTGCTCGCCGTCGTGCTCGCGATCCCGCTGTCCGGTCTCCTGCTGGCCCTCCCCGCCGACTCCGGGCTGGACGGCCTCGTCGGGATGGCCGACAACTGCGTGAACGTGTTCCTCGCCCGCGACGACGTGGCGTGGGCCGACGTCGCACGCTTCGGCGGCGCCGCCATCCTCCTGACGCTCACGGCCCGGCTGGGGGTCGTCGGTGTTCTCCGGACCCGCCGCCACCGGCGCCACCGGCGTGAACATGTCGCGTTGCTGCGGTCGTTGGGCCGCACCGACGGCGCGGTGCTGTGGCTCGCGGACACGACACCGATCGCCTACAGCGTCGGAGGTCGCGGCGGCACGATCGTCGCGACCCACGGGGTCCAGCGGCTCGACGCGGACGAGCGCGACGCGGTGCTGGCGCACGAGCTGGCCCATCTGCGAGGACGCCACCACGCACTCGTACTCGCCGCCGACATCGCCGCGGCCGCGCTGCCCTTCGTCCCCTTGTGCCGCCGGGCTCCCGCGGCCGTGCGAGTGCTGGTGGAGCTGGCAGCCGACGCGGCGGCCGCACGCCGCCACGGGCCGGGGCCGGTCCGGTCGGCGCTGTTGACAGTGACGGCACGGCAGACACCGAGTACGGCGCTCGCGATGTCGCGGGACGCGGTCGACGCTCGACTCCTGTGGCTGGAAGACGGCCGACTGCCCGCTCGAAGGCTGCCGGTCCGAGCCGACTACGCGGCCGCCGCGGCACTGACCACGGTGCCCGCCGCCCTGTCCGTCGCCACGATCGGGCTGCTGGTCACGCTCTACTGCCTGGCCGTCGTCGGCTGA
- a CDS encoding BlaI/MecI/CopY family transcriptional regulator, translated as MRGLGELEAKVMDVLWSAEAPLRVRDVLERLDTGRPLAYTTVMTVLDNLHGKEYVRRNKTGRAYEYTAAESREEVGARLLREVLYSSGDTEQVLLHFAESATPEESDILRRALRRGKPS; from the coding sequence ATGCGTGGTCTCGGGGAACTCGAAGCCAAGGTCATGGACGTGCTGTGGTCAGCGGAGGCGCCTCTGCGGGTACGGGACGTGCTCGAACGGCTCGACACGGGCCGTCCCCTCGCCTACACCACGGTGATGACCGTGCTGGACAACCTGCACGGCAAGGAATACGTGCGACGAAACAAGACCGGACGCGCCTACGAGTACACCGCGGCGGAGTCGCGCGAGGAGGTCGGTGCTCGGTTGCTGCGGGAGGTCCTGTACTCCAGCGGTGACACCGAACAGGTGCTGCTCCACTTCGCCGAGTCGGCGACGCCCGAGGAATCGGACATCCTGCGGCGGGCGTTGCGGAGGGGGAAGCCGTCATGA
- a CDS encoding S10 family peptidase, with the protein MSDKISEDTQETDGKPAEPRDDVVTTHHTLSVGDRELAYTASTGRIVLRKEVLKDGAFDGHKPKAEVFLTSYTLDGAEPGSRPVTFAFNGGPGSSSIWLHLGLFGPRRVVSGDVDAPEPPPYRLADNPETLLAHSDLVFIDPVSTGYSRTVEGEKPKEFHGFTPDVEAVGEVIRLWTSRNGRWLSPKFVAGESYGTVRAAALAAHLQQRHGLYLNGLLLISSVLDMSTVMFHEGNDLPYSTYVPTYAAIAHYHGKHGDRPLDEVLAEAEEFASRDLPWALARGSRLSADERADLVARLARLTGLSESYVDRVNLRIEHVRFFTELLRDKGLTTGRMDGRFTTWEPDGGREHMSDDASISRIIGAYSAAFNHYVRTELGYANDLPYEILSLDVNREWSYSDFEGRPISVVDDLSAAMRANPHLKVHVAFGYYDGATPHYAAEHVLAQLRIPDELRDNIDTAYYPAGHMMYVHEPSRVQQSRDLARFVVDSSNR; encoded by the coding sequence ATGTCAGACAAGATCAGCGAGGACACGCAGGAGACGGACGGCAAGCCCGCCGAACCGCGCGACGACGTGGTCACCACCCACCACACCCTGTCGGTCGGCGACCGGGAGCTCGCCTACACCGCGAGCACCGGTCGCATCGTCCTGCGCAAGGAAGTACTGAAGGACGGCGCCTTCGACGGGCACAAGCCGAAGGCCGAGGTGTTCCTCACCTCGTACACGCTCGACGGGGCCGAGCCCGGGTCTCGGCCGGTGACGTTCGCGTTCAACGGCGGGCCCGGATCGTCCAGCATCTGGTTGCATCTCGGACTGTTCGGACCTCGCCGCGTGGTGTCGGGCGACGTCGACGCCCCCGAGCCGCCGCCGTATCGGCTGGCGGACAACCCCGAGACGCTGCTCGCCCACAGCGACCTCGTGTTCATCGACCCGGTGTCCACGGGGTACTCGCGAACGGTCGAGGGCGAGAAGCCGAAGGAGTTCCACGGCTTCACGCCCGACGTCGAGGCCGTCGGCGAGGTGATCCGGCTGTGGACGTCCCGCAACGGACGGTGGCTCTCGCCGAAGTTCGTGGCCGGTGAGTCGTACGGCACCGTGCGCGCCGCCGCGCTCGCCGCTCACCTCCAGCAGCGCCACGGGCTGTATCTCAACGGGTTGCTGCTGATCTCCTCGGTGCTCGACATGAGCACGGTGATGTTCCACGAGGGCAACGACCTGCCGTACTCGACGTACGTGCCGACGTACGCGGCGATCGCGCACTACCACGGCAAGCACGGCGACCGGCCGCTGGACGAGGTGCTGGCCGAGGCGGAGGAGTTCGCCTCGCGCGACCTGCCGTGGGCGTTGGCGCGCGGCTCGCGGCTGTCGGCCGACGAGCGTGCCGACCTCGTGGCCCGCCTCGCGCGACTCACCGGACTCTCGGAGTCCTATGTGGATCGCGTGAACCTCCGCATCGAGCACGTGCGGTTCTTCACCGAACTGTTGCGAGACAAGGGCCTCACCACGGGCCGCATGGACGGCCGGTTCACGACGTGGGAGCCCGACGGCGGGCGCGAGCACATGAGCGACGACGCGTCGATCTCCCGCATCATCGGTGCGTACTCGGCGGCGTTCAACCACTACGTGCGCACCGAACTCGGCTACGCCAACGACCTGCCCTACGAGATCCTGTCGCTCGACGTCAACCGCGAATGGTCCTATTCGGACTTCGAGGGCAGGCCGATCTCCGTGGTGGACGACCTGTCGGCCGCCATGCGCGCCAACCCGCACCTGAAGGTGCACGTCGCGTTCGGCTACTACGACGGCGCCACGCCGCACTACGCCGCCGAACACGTCCTCGCCCAGCTCCGCATCCCGGACGAGCTGCGGGACAACATCGACACGGCGTACTACCCGGCGGGCCACATGATGTACGTGCACGAGCCGTCGCGGGTCCAGCAGTCGCGCGACCTGGCGCGGTTCGTCGTCGACAGCTCGAACCGCTAG
- a CDS encoding outer membrane protein assembly factor BamB family protein: MRQRRTHYAAAMVAASAALVACGTDPAPDGEDDLPTPALTTHSASATPAPDGVRGLGPDAAPPHWKAPFDDIPRTGGEMFVGLVFPDDDRADLSITGVAPDGSTRWAVHTNPACVGYGVTSVDGTAAAVVLASDADNREGKVATRTTANAYDVRDGTRLWGAAPVPGPMVGPGLIFGQATPSIVGGAQGERLMLAAHSGDPVRPPAEGAVPLYEHHGTGLFAHDDVITAVDTASGATLWHSDTLQAPSGFDEGLRHVTLLDAAMASTGDLVALRWTHSPDDDTGRTSLHELGSGRLIADLGDQPELRTTVDQTTNTAVVSGLDQYRTTKALDIRTGAELWRDDAGVGSPEITLAHDGVGYGTRAGRSVAVDVLSGRLLGDGDWPVPVAAASDILLAPLPPRPGATPSDRTAGSGPDYVAYEDR; this comes from the coding sequence ATGCGACAGCGCAGAACCCACTATGCCGCTGCGATGGTGGCGGCATCGGCCGCTCTGGTGGCATGCGGCACCGACCCAGCTCCAGACGGTGAGGACGACCTGCCGACACCGGCCCTGACCACGCACTCCGCCTCGGCCACTCCGGCGCCGGACGGCGTGCGAGGCCTCGGGCCGGACGCCGCGCCGCCGCACTGGAAGGCACCGTTCGACGACATCCCGCGCACGGGCGGCGAGATGTTCGTCGGCCTGGTGTTCCCGGACGACGATCGGGCCGACCTGTCCATCACCGGCGTGGCCCCGGACGGGAGCACGCGGTGGGCCGTCCACACCAATCCCGCCTGCGTCGGCTACGGCGTGACGAGCGTGGACGGCACCGCGGCCGCGGTGGTGCTCGCCAGCGACGCCGACAACCGGGAGGGCAAGGTCGCCACACGGACCACGGCCAACGCCTACGACGTGCGAGACGGCACCCGGCTGTGGGGAGCGGCGCCGGTGCCGGGCCCCATGGTGGGCCCCGGCCTGATCTTCGGTCAGGCGACGCCGTCGATCGTCGGCGGCGCCCAGGGCGAACGCCTCATGCTCGCAGCCCACTCGGGCGACCCGGTGCGGCCGCCCGCCGAAGGAGCGGTGCCGCTCTACGAGCACCACGGCACCGGCCTGTTCGCCCACGACGACGTCATCACGGCCGTCGACACCGCGAGCGGCGCGACGTTGTGGCACTCCGACACACTTCAAGCCCCGTCCGGATTCGACGAGGGTCTGCGACACGTGACACTGCTCGACGCCGCCATGGCCTCGACCGGCGACCTCGTCGCACTGCGTTGGACGCACTCACCGGACGACGACACCGGGAGGACGTCCCTGCACGAGCTCGGCAGCGGCAGGCTGATCGCGGACCTGGGCGACCAACCCGAACTGCGGACGACCGTGGACCAGACCACGAACACGGCCGTTGTGTCCGGCCTCGACCAGTACCGGACGACCAAGGCACTCGACATCCGCACCGGCGCGGAGTTGTGGCGTGACGACGCAGGCGTCGGGTCTCCCGAGATCACGCTCGCCCACGACGGCGTCGGATACGGCACTCGGGCCGGCCGATCGGTGGCCGTCGACGTCCTCAGCGGTCGGCTGCTGGGCGACGGCGACTGGCCCGTACCCGTGGCGGCCGCGTCGGACATCCTCCTCGCTCCTCTGCCGCCGCGTCCGGGAGCCACGCCCTCCGACCGCACCGCGGGCAGTGGCCCCGACTACGTCGCCTACGAGGATCGGTGA
- a CDS encoding DsbA family protein: protein MTAPTRRDTSKRDGVLVAVLVLVALGLIIYLATSRSGEDAKAGTEPGPQQTSSAETGSSPLADLPRRETGDPMALGATDAPVTMVMYEDYRCPFCAKFSRDIAPSLIDRYIDAGVLRMEWRDLPIFGEQSLLAARAGRAAAEQGRFWEFTEAVYAAAPDRGHPDLTADALRDFAREAGVDDLDRFTKDMNSDRFDAAIETDIREGTGVGVSSTPTFVVNGQPVLGAQPLDTFTSVIDAAADAAHD, encoded by the coding sequence ATGACCGCACCAACGCGGCGGGACACGTCCAAGCGCGACGGTGTCCTCGTGGCCGTTCTGGTCCTGGTAGCACTGGGGCTGATCATCTACCTGGCCACCTCACGGTCGGGTGAGGACGCGAAGGCTGGCACGGAGCCGGGCCCACAGCAGACGTCGAGCGCCGAGACCGGCTCCAGTCCGCTGGCCGACCTGCCGCGGCGGGAAACCGGCGATCCCATGGCGCTCGGCGCCACGGACGCACCGGTGACCATGGTCATGTACGAGGACTACCGCTGCCCGTTCTGCGCGAAGTTCAGCCGGGACATCGCCCCGTCCCTCATCGACCGCTACATCGACGCCGGTGTGCTGCGGATGGAATGGCGAGACCTGCCCATCTTCGGGGAGCAGTCGTTGCTGGCCGCCAGGGCTGGGCGCGCCGCGGCTGAGCAGGGCCGCTTCTGGGAATTCACCGAAGCCGTCTACGCTGCCGCCCCGGACCGTGGACACCCCGACCTCACCGCCGACGCGCTGCGCGACTTCGCCCGCGAAGCCGGTGTCGACGACCTCGACCGCTTCACCAAGGACATGAACTCCGACCGCTTCGACGCCGCGATCGAGACCGACATCCGGGAAGGCACCGGCGTGGGGGTGTCCAGCACCCCGACCTTCGTCGTCAACGGACAACCCGTCCTCGGCGCCCAGCCGCTCGACACGTTCACGTCCGTCATCGACGCCGCCGCCGACGCCGCCCATGATTGA